A single region of the Streptomyces sp. NBC_01262 genome encodes:
- a CDS encoding nucleoside phosphorylase, whose protein sequence is MPQQLVDKNAEGRDARQYHIGIAPGEVGSVALLPGDPFRVPLIAEFLTDVREVAHNREHRTMTGLYKGKLITATSTGMGCPSTAIAVEELARVGVTSFIRVGSSAALQQGIEPGDLLISEGALRNDGTTAAYVHPGYPAVPDLPIALELRRTAERLQAARGGFRVHSGINASDDAFYAEGPEWIAQLSGMGVLNVEMEASALYVVARLRGLRAGMVCACSSNLVAGASLYDEKNARLKDGWVRSIEVALDTAVALDL, encoded by the coding sequence ATGCCCCAACAGCTCGTCGACAAGAACGCGGAGGGCCGCGACGCCCGCCAGTACCACATCGGCATCGCCCCCGGAGAGGTCGGCAGCGTCGCGCTCCTGCCCGGCGATCCGTTCCGCGTCCCCCTCATCGCCGAATTCCTCACCGACGTGCGGGAGGTCGCCCACAACCGGGAGCACCGCACGATGACGGGCCTGTACAAGGGCAAGCTGATCACCGCCACCTCGACGGGGATGGGGTGCCCCTCCACGGCCATCGCGGTGGAGGAACTGGCCCGCGTGGGTGTCACCTCCTTCATCCGCGTGGGCAGTTCGGCGGCCCTCCAGCAGGGCATCGAGCCCGGCGACCTGCTCATCAGCGAGGGCGCGCTCCGCAACGACGGCACCACCGCCGCGTATGTGCACCCCGGATACCCCGCGGTCCCGGATCTGCCCATCGCCCTGGAGCTCAGGCGGACCGCCGAGCGCCTTCAGGCAGCCCGCGGCGGGTTCCGCGTCCACTCCGGCATCAACGCCTCCGACGACGCCTTCTACGCCGAGGGCCCCGAGTGGATCGCCCAGCTCAGCGGCATGGGCGTTCTCAACGTCGAGATGGAGGCCTCCGCCCTCTACGTCGTGGCGAGACTGCGCGGACTGCGGGCCGGCATGGTGTGCGCGTGCTCCAGCAACCTGGTGGCGGGCGCGAGCCTCTACGACGAGAAGAACGCCCGGCTCAAGGACGGCTGGGTGCGCAGCATCGAGGTCGCCCTGGACACCGCGGTAGCCCTGGACCTGTGA
- a CDS encoding SLATT domain-containing protein, with protein MARNQPPLTGGDPDDPLLEVALQDLAWYARARDMARRANRTTELAGLLAGAATVVAAGIAAPATVTATVAGAAVFIGGYRQVSNHNERYVLAAEAWSRLRLAIRRYELSERDEESRRRLHEEVEGTATAEMQDWAASRRGLRPGPAPGGQLP; from the coding sequence GTGGCCAGAAACCAACCGCCCTTGACCGGCGGCGACCCCGACGATCCCTTGCTGGAAGTGGCCTTGCAGGACCTGGCCTGGTACGCACGGGCGCGCGACATGGCGCGCCGTGCGAACCGGACCACGGAACTGGCCGGGCTGCTCGCCGGAGCCGCCACCGTCGTCGCCGCCGGCATCGCGGCCCCCGCCACCGTCACCGCCACGGTGGCGGGCGCGGCGGTCTTCATCGGGGGCTACCGTCAGGTCTCCAACCACAACGAGCGCTACGTGCTCGCCGCCGAGGCCTGGTCACGGCTGCGTCTGGCGATCCGGCGCTACGAGCTCTCGGAGCGCGACGAGGAAAGCCGCCGCCGCCTGCACGAAGAGGTCGAGGGGACGGCGACCGCCGAAATGCAGGACTGGGCCGCCTCACGCCGGGGCCTGCGGCCCGGCCCCGCACCCGGCGGTCAGCTGCCGTAG
- a CDS encoding maltokinase N-terminal cap-like domain-containing protein: MAIIHNTTMTPGKLELLASWLPAQPWYVGTEREPVLTKAGGFRLDDPEGEVGIEFMVVRDESGDRPVSYHVPLSYRGAPLDGAGEALVGTSEHGVLGRRWLYDGTHDPVLVAQLLALLQGLAEPQAQSLTDTPDPSVTSSFAGSGFPTAVRSIAVANGSHGTGLTVETGAAGRLTVRVARVLQPEGQAPGADPAGAQGHVTAGWRLPDGGESRGVFAVLGDAAS, encoded by the coding sequence GCATCATGGCTGCCCGCGCAGCCGTGGTACGTCGGCACGGAGCGCGAGCCGGTGCTGACCAAGGCCGGAGGCTTCCGGCTGGACGACCCGGAGGGCGAGGTGGGGATCGAGTTCATGGTGGTCAGGGACGAGTCCGGCGACCGGCCGGTGTCGTACCACGTACCGCTCAGCTACCGGGGCGCGCCGCTCGACGGAGCCGGTGAGGCCCTCGTCGGCACCTCCGAGCACGGGGTGCTGGGGCGGCGGTGGCTGTACGACGGGACTCACGACCCGGTGCTCGTGGCGCAACTGCTCGCGCTCCTCCAGGGTCTGGCCGAGCCGCAGGCACAGAGCCTGACCGATACCCCCGACCCCTCCGTCACCTCCTCCTTCGCCGGATCCGGCTTCCCGACCGCGGTCAGGTCGATCGCCGTCGCCAACGGGTCGCACGGCACCGGCCTGACGGTGGAGACCGGGGCGGCGGGCCGGCTGACCGTCCGGGTGGCTCGCGTCCTCCAGCCGGAAGGGCAGGCCCCCGGCGCGGACCCGGCCGGGGCCCAGGGACACGTCACCGCCGGGTGGCGGCTGCCCGACGGCGGCGAGAGCCGAGGCGTGTTCGCCGTGCTCGGCGACGCGGCGTCCTGA